The following proteins are co-located in the Dehalococcoides mccartyi 195 genome:
- the rplV gene encoding 50S ribosomal protein L22 yields MEVKAIVKDTGYSALKVRLCVDMVRGKKVSEAITMLRFMTSPTAKVVSKVIKSAAANAENNFQMNPADLKISQIYADEARMLKRMRPQARGRVSPILKRSSHITVVVAD; encoded by the coding sequence ATGGAAGTAAAAGCAATAGTAAAGGACACGGGATATTCAGCGCTCAAGGTAAGGCTGTGCGTTGATATGGTTCGCGGCAAGAAAGTAAGTGAAGCTATTACCATGCTTCGCTTTATGACCTCGCCTACGGCCAAGGTTGTATCCAAGGTTATAAAATCAGCCGCGGCTAATGCGGAAAATAATTTCCAGATGAATCCGGCTGACTTAAAAATATCACAGATTTATGCAGATGAAGCGCGAATGCTTAAGCGGATGCGTCCTCAGGCCAGAGGCCGGGTTTCGCCAATATTAAAGCGCTCCAGCCATATAACTGTTGTCGTGGCTGACTAG
- the rplR gene encoding 50S ribosomal protein L18 has product MAKVNAREARIVRHERLRKKVSGTEARPRLCVFRSIENIYTQVINDNCGSTLVQASTKDAELKAELDGKTKTEQAVVIGNLIAKRSLEAGISEVVFDRGGYKYHGRVKALAEAARSGGLKF; this is encoded by the coding sequence ATGGCTAAAGTAAATGCCAGAGAAGCGCGAATTGTACGGCACGAACGGTTACGCAAAAAGGTAAGCGGCACTGAAGCCCGCCCCAGACTGTGCGTTTTCCGGAGTATCGAAAACATTTATACTCAGGTAATTAATGATAACTGTGGTTCAACCCTTGTTCAGGCCTCCACCAAGGATGCCGAGCTGAAGGCTGAGCTGGACGGTAAAACTAAAACCGAACAGGCAGTTGTTATAGGCAACTTGATTGCGAAACGGTCTCTTGAAGCCGGCATTTCAGAAGTAGTTTTTGACCGCGGCGGTTACAAATATCATGGCCGGGTTAAAGCTTTGGCTGAGGCTGCCCGCTCCGGCGGCCTGAAATTCTAA
- the rplB gene encoding 50S ribosomal protein L2 produces MAIKIYRPTSPGRRHHSVSSFEEITKSRPEKALLVSVKNDSGRNNQGRVTVRHRGGGSKTQIRVIDFKRNKLDVPGRIAAIEYDPNRTARIALVFYTDGEKRYILAPSDLKIGDVIMAGENAEPKSGNALPLSAIPTGTFIHNIELIKGRGGIMVRSAGAAAQLMAKEGDYALVRLPSGEMRKVRSDCSATVGQIGNIEHGTLEIGKAGRNRHLGWRPTVRGSAMSPNNHPHGGGECRSPIGMTGPKTPWGKPALGYRTRKAKYSDKLIVKRRG; encoded by the coding sequence GTGGCAATAAAGATATATCGCCCTACTTCCCCGGGCCGCCGGCATCACAGTGTTTCCTCTTTTGAGGAAATTACCAAGAGCCGGCCGGAAAAAGCGCTGCTGGTTTCGGTCAAGAATGATTCAGGCCGGAATAATCAGGGGCGCGTAACCGTTCGCCATAGGGGTGGTGGTAGCAAAACACAGATTCGCGTTATAGATTTCAAACGTAATAAGCTGGATGTGCCCGGAAGAATAGCGGCTATAGAGTATGATCCTAACCGGACTGCCCGTATAGCTCTGGTCTTCTACACTGACGGTGAGAAACGCTATATTTTAGCTCCTTCAGATTTGAAGATTGGTGATGTAATTATGGCGGGTGAGAATGCTGAGCCCAAGAGCGGTAACGCTTTGCCCCTCAGTGCTATACCCACCGGTACATTTATCCATAATATTGAGCTTATCAAAGGCCGTGGCGGCATAATGGTACGCAGTGCCGGTGCTGCCGCTCAGCTGATGGCTAAAGAGGGTGATTATGCTCTGGTGCGTTTGCCTTCCGGTGAAATGCGCAAGGTGCGGAGTGACTGCTCTGCTACCGTAGGCCAGATTGGCAATATAGAGCATGGCACTCTTGAAATAGGTAAGGCCGGACGCAACCGCCACCTGGGTTGGAGACCGACTGTCAGAGGTTCGGCCATGTCACCTAACAACCATCCCCATGGCGGTGGTGAGTGCCGCAGTCCTATTGGTATGACCGGGCCGAAAACCCCCTGGGGTAAACCGGCTCTGGGTTATCGTACCCGCAAGGCCAAATACTCTGACAAACTTATTGTGAAGCGGAGGGGGTAA
- a CDS encoding type Z 30S ribosomal protein S14, with product MAKTSKIVQSQRASKFKVQHHNRCSRCGRPRGYINRFGLCRICFRELALQGQIPGVRKSSW from the coding sequence ATGGCTAAAACATCTAAAATTGTTCAATCCCAGCGCGCATCCAAGTTCAAGGTGCAGCACCATAACCGTTGTAGCCGGTGTGGTCGTCCCCGGGGCTATATTAACAGGTTTGGTTTATGCCGCATCTGTTTCCGCGAGCTGGCATTACAGGGGCAGATACCCGGTGTCCGAAAGTCCAGTTGGTAG
- the rplO gene encoding 50S ribosomal protein L15: protein MRLNELSPAPGSKKDRKRVGRGDAGRGNYSGRGMKGQKARSGGATRPGFEGGQLPIYLRLPRKRGFFNPFRIEYTVVNIEQLNIFEAGTEVTPETMLAAGLIRNFVKPVKILAAGHIDRALEVSAHKFSQAAKAQIEAAGGKVQEIDYAAEIE, encoded by the coding sequence GTGAGATTGAATGAACTTTCTCCAGCCCCCGGTTCTAAAAAAGACCGCAAGCGGGTAGGCCGCGGTGACGCCGGAAGGGGTAACTATTCGGGACGCGGAATGAAAGGGCAAAAAGCCCGTTCAGGCGGAGCGACCCGCCCCGGTTTTGAAGGCGGCCAGTTGCCCATATATCTGCGTCTTCCCCGGAAACGCGGTTTCTTTAATCCTTTCCGGATTGAATACACTGTAGTAAATATTGAACAACTGAACATATTTGAAGCTGGCACCGAGGTCACTCCTGAGACCATGCTGGCGGCAGGCTTAATAAGGAATTTTGTAAAGCCGGTAAAAATACTTGCAGCCGGGCATATTGACCGGGCTCTGGAAGTAAGCGCCCATAAATTTTCGCAGGCAGCCAAAGCTCAGATTGAAGCTGCTGGCGGTAAGGTACAGGAAATAGATTATGCGGCAGAAATCGAGTAG
- the rpsS gene encoding 30S ribosomal protein S19 — protein MSRSVKKGPALCPKLMKKVEVASATNQKSIIKTWARWSTITPLMVGLNVGVHDGRRHVPIYITENMVGHRLGEFTTTRNFRGHAKAEKVSQVK, from the coding sequence ATGTCACGTTCCGTTAAAAAAGGGCCGGCTCTTTGCCCTAAACTTATGAAAAAGGTAGAGGTAGCCAGTGCTACCAACCAGAAATCCATCATCAAGACTTGGGCTCGCTGGTCTACTATCACCCCGCTGATGGTTGGTTTGAATGTGGGTGTGCATGACGGCAGGCGTCACGTGCCCATCTACATCACCGAAAACATGGTCGGGCACAGACTGGGAGAGTTTACCACCACCAGAAATTTCCGCGGTCATGCCAAAGCGGAAAAAGTATCTCAGGTAAAATAG
- the rplN gene encoding 50S ribosomal protein L14, giving the protein MVQQYTRLNVADNTGAKKIMCINVLGGSRKLQAKVGDVIVAAVKKSSPDAQAKSGTVVKAVVVRITKPYARPDGSYIKFDDNAAVILNDKMEPKGTRIFGPVARELRDKKFTKILSLAPEVL; this is encoded by the coding sequence ATGGTTCAGCAGTATACCAGGTTAAACGTAGCAGATAATACCGGCGCTAAGAAAATAATGTGCATCAACGTTTTGGGCGGCAGCCGCAAGCTGCAGGCCAAAGTTGGTGATGTTATAGTAGCTGCGGTAAAAAAATCCAGCCCTGATGCCCAGGCTAAATCCGGCACTGTGGTAAAGGCCGTTGTGGTACGCATTACCAAGCCTTATGCCCGCCCGGATGGCTCTTATATAAAGTTTGATGATAACGCTGCTGTTATTCTGAATGACAAAATGGAGCCCAAAGGCACCCGTATTTTTGGCCCGGTGGCCCGCGAGCTTCGTGATAAAAAATTCACCAAGATTTTGTCGCTGGCGCCTGAGGTATTGTAG
- the rpsE gene encoding 30S ribosomal protein S5 → MLAKVERIDPSELELNDKLIFINRVTKVVKGGKRMGFAALVVTGDGKNHVGIGVGKAKEVPSAISKASANAKRNLSRILLNGTTVPHEIVFKYGAAQVLLKPAAPGTGIIAGGSVRAVLESTGIKDILTKSMGCSNKANVAKATLGGLTAMRDPKTTVTKRRSSLKEEAAGG, encoded by the coding sequence GTGTTAGCTAAGGTAGAAAGAATCGATCCTTCTGAGCTTGAACTGAATGACAAGCTTATATTTATTAACCGCGTGACCAAGGTGGTTAAAGGCGGTAAGCGCATGGGTTTTGCGGCTCTGGTGGTAACCGGAGACGGTAAAAATCATGTAGGTATCGGCGTAGGCAAGGCCAAGGAAGTTCCTTCGGCTATATCCAAAGCCAGTGCCAATGCCAAGCGCAATCTTTCCCGTATACTTCTAAACGGGACTACCGTCCCCCACGAAATAGTTTTTAAATACGGCGCCGCTCAGGTTTTGCTGAAGCCGGCTGCTCCCGGTACCGGTATCATTGCCGGCGGCAGTGTCAGGGCAGTATTGGAATCCACCGGCATTAAGGATATTCTGACCAAGTCTATGGGTTGCAGTAACAAGGCCAATGTTGCCAAGGCTACTCTGGGCGGGCTGACTGCCATGCGGGATCCCAAAACTACGGTTACCAAACGGCGCTCTTCTTTGAAAGAGGAGGCTGCTGGTGGCTAA
- the rplP gene encoding 50S ribosomal protein L16 gives MLQPKRVKFRKVQRGRRDGAAHKGNTVAFGEFALQSLEAGWITARQIEATRRAITRYIRRGGQVWIRIFPDKPITKKPAETRQGGGKGAPEEWVAVVRRGRIMFEIGGVTPEAAKEAMRLASYKMPVKTRFVARDVPAAAEETEVAEAE, from the coding sequence ATGCTCCAACCCAAGCGTGTTAAGTTTAGAAAGGTACAGCGCGGGCGTCGTGACGGGGCTGCCCATAAAGGCAACACAGTTGCTTTTGGTGAATTCGCTTTGCAGTCTCTTGAGGCCGGCTGGATTACCGCCCGCCAGATAGAGGCTACACGCCGGGCAATCACCCGTTATATCCGCCGCGGCGGGCAGGTATGGATACGGATTTTCCCTGATAAACCCATTACCAAGAAACCGGCTGAAACCCGTCAGGGTGGCGGTAAAGGTGCTCCGGAAGAATGGGTAGCGGTAGTAAGGCGCGGCCGGATAATGTTTGAAATCGGCGGGGTAACCCCCGAAGCTGCCAAAGAGGCTATGCGGCTTGCGTCTTATAAAATGCCGGTTAAGACCCGGTTTGTAGCCCGGGATGTACCTGCGGCTGCAGAAGAAACTGAAGTAGCGGAGGCTGAATAA
- the rpsJ gene encoding 30S ribosomal protein S10: MTKQKIRIKLKGFDHKILDQSALQIVEALERTGATISGPVPLPTRIQRYSVIRSSFIDKDSQEQFEIRTHKRLIDIVETTSKTIDALTNLNLPAGVSIDIKL; encoded by the coding sequence ATGACTAAACAAAAAATCAGGATAAAACTAAAGGGCTTTGACCACAAGATACTTGACCAGTCTGCGCTGCAGATTGTAGAGGCTCTGGAACGGACAGGGGCTACCATATCTGGGCCGGTTCCTCTGCCTACCCGTATCCAGCGTTACAGCGTCATACGCTCATCCTTCATTGATAAGGATTCACAGGAGCAGTTTGAAATCAGGACTCACAAACGTCTTATTGATATAGTGGAAACTACATCCAAGACCATTGACGCCCTGACCAACCTGAACCTCCCGGCTGGCGTAAGCATAGATATTAAACTTTAG
- the rplW gene encoding 50S ribosomal protein L23 — MNLYEVLRRPLISEKNSVQAVQNKYVFEIAKGANKRMVKLAVEQAFNVTVEDVNMLHIPGKQKRMGRNLVQTAGLRKAIITLKEGDKITLFEGV; from the coding sequence ATGAATTTATACGAAGTATTGCGCCGGCCGTTAATATCTGAAAAGAACAGTGTTCAAGCTGTCCAGAATAAATACGTTTTTGAAATAGCCAAAGGTGCCAACAAACGTATGGTAAAGCTGGCAGTGGAACAGGCTTTTAATGTAACTGTTGAAGATGTAAACATGCTTCACATACCGGGCAAACAAAAGCGGATGGGGCGCAATCTGGTCCAGACCGCAGGGTTGCGTAAAGCCATCATCACTCTCAAAGAGGGTGATAAAATAACTCTATTTGAGGGTGTTTAG
- the rpsH gene encoding 30S ribosomal protein S8 yields MISDPIADMLTRIRNGVMAKHEVVIMPASRMKQYLAKVMKQEGFIAGYEVIGAKPKRQLKIVLRYDEGGASFVSGLERISKPGLRVYVQRGEIPRVYGGLGIAIVSTSKGVMTGSQAWRQGLGGELLCKVW; encoded by the coding sequence ATGATCTCTGATCCGATTGCAGATATGTTAACAAGAATACGGAATGGCGTAATGGCCAAACACGAGGTAGTAATCATGCCGGCTTCCCGGATGAAACAATACCTTGCCAAGGTCATGAAACAGGAAGGCTTTATTGCCGGTTATGAAGTAATTGGCGCTAAGCCCAAACGTCAGCTGAAAATAGTCCTCCGTTATGACGAAGGTGGTGCTTCCTTTGTCAGCGGGCTGGAAAGAATCAGCAAACCCGGTCTTCGGGTTTACGTACAGCGGGGCGAAATACCCCGTGTTTACGGCGGTTTGGGTATTGCCATTGTCTCCACCTCAAAGGGTGTGATGACCGGTTCGCAGGCCTGGCGCCAGGGGCTCGGCGGCGAGCTGCTTTGCAAAGTCTGGTAA
- the rplD gene encoding 50S ribosomal protein L4 — MEIPVYNASGEIIKNISISEDVFGVPFNEALVHQAFVAQQANARQGTQSTKTRGEVQGSSRKIYRQKGTGNARMGTNRSPVRRHGGVAFGPRPRDFSKDLPKKMRRQAIRCVLSFKLESGELKVVDQLSFDEPKTRDMAKILAALQVMSPTLIAVDNPDTNFIKSARNIPAVKTTPANLLNISDMLRNKQLVMTEEAVRQVEELWGQRSR; from the coding sequence GTGGAAATTCCTGTTTATAACGCATCCGGAGAAATCATTAAGAATATCAGCATCAGCGAAGACGTCTTTGGCGTGCCCTTCAATGAAGCTCTGGTTCATCAGGCTTTTGTAGCCCAGCAGGCGAATGCCCGCCAGGGTACTCAGTCCACCAAGACCAGAGGTGAAGTACAGGGTTCAAGCCGCAAGATATATCGCCAGAAGGGTACCGGTAATGCCCGTATGGGTACCAACCGCTCACCCGTCAGGCGGCATGGCGGCGTAGCCTTTGGCCCCCGCCCCAGGGACTTCAGCAAGGATTTGCCCAAGAAGATGCGCCGTCAGGCCATCAGGTGCGTGCTGTCCTTCAAACTGGAAAGCGGCGAACTGAAGGTTGTTGATCAGCTTAGCTTTGATGAACCCAAGACCAGAGATATGGCCAAGATACTTGCGGCTCTTCAGGTAATGTCTCCCACGCTTATAGCGGTAGATAATCCTGATACCAATTTTATAAAGTCTGCCCGCAATATACCGGCAGTCAAAACCACTCCGGCTAATCTTCTGAATATATCTGATATGCTCAGGAACAAGCAGCTGGTTATGACTGAAGAAGCGGTACGTCAGGTTGAAGAACTCTGGGGTCAGCGCTCACGCTAA
- the rplF gene encoding 50S ribosomal protein L6: MSRIGKMPIKVPPGVTVDIKGNDVTVKGPKGTLNRTFRPEVTITRDGDYLVVAPVGTDKAARSFFGLSRTLLDNMIVGVKDGFDKNLEIVGVGMRADKDGNNIIFKVGYSHTVTVAPPAGITLSVDGTTKVKVSGINKEEVSQMAAEIRSIRKPDHYMGKGIRYAGEYVRIKPGKAIGKGAK; encoded by the coding sequence ATGTCTAGAATAGGTAAAATGCCGATAAAGGTTCCACCCGGCGTAACGGTGGACATAAAAGGGAATGATGTAACTGTTAAAGGGCCTAAAGGCACTCTTAACAGGACCTTCAGACCGGAAGTAACCATTACCCGTGACGGGGATTATCTGGTTGTCGCTCCGGTAGGTACAGACAAGGCCGCCAGGTCTTTCTTCGGCCTTAGCCGTACCCTTTTGGATAATATGATTGTGGGTGTCAAAGACGGCTTTGACAAGAACCTTGAAATAGTGGGCGTGGGTATGCGTGCTGACAAAGATGGCAACAATATCATCTTTAAAGTAGGTTATTCGCACACTGTTACGGTAGCCCCTCCGGCGGGCATCACTTTGAGTGTAGACGGTACCACCAAAGTCAAGGTATCCGGTATAAATAAAGAAGAAGTGAGCCAGATGGCTGCTGAAATCAGGTCTATCAGAAAGCCTGACCATTATATGGGCAAGGGTATCAGATATGCCGGTGAATATGTACGCATCAAGCCCGGCAAGGCTATCGGAAAGGGTGCTAAGTAA
- the rpsC gene encoding 30S ribosomal protein S3 has translation MGRKVHPIGFRLGIIKDWSAKWHASDKGFAECLTEDLKLRKAIAKKYVDAAISQVDIERQSNKVTVSVRTARPGIVIGRGGQRVDEMRHFLEELIGKKVQLNIVEISQAELDAFLVARSVAEQIERRVAYRRAMKQAIFRSMQAGAKGIKVCASGRLGGVEIARREVMHEGRVPLHTLRADIDYGCTRAHTALGDIGIKVWVYRGDILPEAKEQSEPEVTEMAAVMADAPAAAVAEAKVADTVAKPKRVTKKAEAEASAEEKPKRAAKKAENITKEEE, from the coding sequence ATGGGACGCAAAGTTCATCCAATCGGGTTTAGACTTGGCATTATTAAAGACTGGAGTGCCAAATGGCATGCCAGTGATAAGGGTTTTGCCGAATGCCTCACCGAAGACCTTAAGCTTCGCAAGGCTATTGCCAAGAAGTATGTAGATGCCGCTATCTCTCAGGTAGATATTGAGCGCCAGTCCAACAAGGTGACTGTTTCTGTCCGGACAGCCCGGCCGGGTATTGTTATCGGACGGGGCGGTCAGCGTGTTGATGAAATGCGCCATTTCCTTGAGGAGCTTATCGGCAAAAAGGTACAGCTGAATATTGTTGAAATATCTCAGGCTGAGCTTGACGCCTTCCTGGTTGCCCGGAGTGTGGCAGAGCAGATTGAACGCCGTGTTGCTTACCGGCGTGCCATGAAGCAGGCTATCTTCCGCAGTATGCAGGCTGGTGCCAAGGGTATTAAAGTATGTGCCTCAGGACGTTTGGGCGGCGTTGAAATTGCCCGGCGTGAGGTAATGCACGAAGGGCGTGTTCCTTTGCATACTCTTCGGGCTGACATTGATTACGGCTGCACCAGGGCTCACACCGCCCTTGGAGATATAGGCATAAAGGTATGGGTATACCGCGGTGATATCCTGCCTGAAGCAAAAGAACAATCTGAACCCGAAGTAACGGAAATGGCTGCTGTTATGGCTGATGCTCCTGCTGCCGCTGTTGCCGAAGCCAAGGTTGCTGATACTGTGGCCAAACCCAAGAGGGTTACAAAAAAGGCCGAAGCTGAGGCTTCCGCTGAGGAAAAACCGAAGCGCGCAGCCAAAAAGGCTGAGAACATAACCAAGGAAGAGGAATAA
- the rplC gene encoding 50S ribosomal protein L3, which produces MIQGIIGKKIGMTQIFQEDGKAQPVTLVEAGPCVVVQVKTEKQDGYEAVQLGYGKAKHITSAVKGQCRGFGEFKVLREVDVDDIAAVNVGDQITVSDFKDGEKIDASGVSRGRGFAGVVKRWHFAGGPKTHGQSDRHRAPGSISSTTTPGRIYKGKRMAGHMGNDAVTIRNLVVLKTDAEKNLLMVKGAIPGGKNTIILIKKTGK; this is translated from the coding sequence ATGATTCAAGGTATTATCGGTAAAAAAATCGGTATGACCCAGATATTCCAGGAGGACGGCAAGGCTCAGCCGGTCACTCTGGTAGAAGCTGGTCCGTGTGTAGTGGTCCAGGTCAAGACCGAAAAGCAGGACGGCTATGAGGCTGTTCAGTTGGGTTACGGCAAGGCCAAGCATATCACTTCGGCTGTCAAAGGTCAGTGCAGAGGATTCGGTGAATTCAAAGTGCTGCGCGAAGTAGACGTGGATGATATTGCGGCGGTTAATGTCGGTGACCAGATTACGGTCAGTGACTTTAAGGACGGCGAAAAGATAGACGCCAGCGGCGTCTCCAGAGGGCGTGGTTTTGCCGGTGTAGTTAAACGCTGGCATTTTGCCGGTGGTCCCAAGACCCACGGTCAGTCTGACCGTCACCGGGCTCCGGGTTCCATCAGCTCCACCACCACTCCCGGCCGTATTTATAAGGGCAAGCGCATGGCAGGCCACATGGGGAATGATGCGGTGACTATCCGCAATCTGGTTGTGCTCAAAACTGATGCAGAGAAAAATCTGCTGATGGTAAAGGGTGCTATCCCCGGCGGCAAGAATACAATAATATTAATTAAGAAAACGGGTAAATAA
- the rpmD gene encoding 50S ribosomal protein L30 — protein MAKIKITWVKSAIGYKFDQAATIKALGFKKLNQSVIQDDSAAIRGMILKVRHLVVLEEVT, from the coding sequence GTGGCTAAGATTAAGATTACCTGGGTAAAAAGTGCTATCGGTTATAAATTTGATCAGGCGGCCACTATCAAGGCGCTTGGTTTTAAAAAATTAAATCAGAGTGTTATACAGGATGATTCTGCTGCTATACGCGGCATGATACTCAAGGTAAGGCATCTTGTTGTTCTGGAAGAGGTGACCTAA
- the rpmC gene encoding 50S ribosomal protein L29, with translation MNINDIRGLSDTEIKKKLEDAHKELFELRLKLSTRQLVNHRELPRVKNDIARILTVMRERELQIR, from the coding sequence ATGAATATAAATGATATTCGCGGCCTTTCTGATACTGAAATAAAGAAAAAGCTTGAAGATGCCCACAAGGAACTTTTTGAGCTTAGACTGAAGCTTTCTACCAGGCAGTTAGTGAATCACCGAGAGCTTCCCAGGGTAAAAAATGATATTGCCCGCATTCTAACCGTAATGCGTGAGCGCGAACTGCAGATAAGGTAG
- the rplX gene encoding 50S ribosomal protein L24: MRLKKNDNVLVIAGKDKGKTGKVRYAFPRTDRVLVEGVNMIKRHSRARGQAKQAGIIEREAPLHVSNLMLLCSKCNKPARIGSRELADGKSVRYCKSCNEVID; this comes from the coding sequence ATGAGACTGAAGAAAAACGATAACGTGCTGGTAATTGCCGGTAAAGACAAGGGTAAAACCGGTAAGGTTCGTTATGCCTTTCCCCGCACCGACAGGGTGCTGGTGGAAGGCGTGAACATGATAAAAAGGCATTCGCGTGCCAGGGGTCAGGCCAAACAGGCCGGGATTATTGAACGTGAAGCTCCTTTGCATGTTTCAAATTTGATGTTGCTTTGCAGTAAATGCAACAAACCGGCTCGCATCGGCAGCCGGGAACTGGCGGACGGTAAAAGTGTACGCTACTGCAAATCCTGCAATGAGGTAATTGACTAA
- the rpsQ gene encoding 30S ribosomal protein S17, whose product MEKNKTRIGHVISDRMEKTIVVGIDVAKRHPLYKKTYRRTMKYLVHDEKNEAKIGDMIEIVKCRPISKGKYWRLNRIITKGHIVAA is encoded by the coding sequence ATGGAAAAAAATAAAACCCGAATCGGTCATGTGATCAGCGATAGGATGGAAAAAACCATTGTAGTGGGTATTGATGTTGCCAAGCGCCATCCCCTTTACAAAAAGACTTATCGCCGGACTATGAAATATCTGGTTCATGATGAAAAAAACGAAGCTAAAATTGGTGATATGATTGAAATAGTTAAATGCCGCCCCATCTCCAAGGGGAAATACTGGCGGCTCAACCGGATAATCACCAAGGGCCACATTGTTGCGGCTTAG
- the rplE gene encoding 50S ribosomal protein L5, translating into MLKVEERYTNAVPELQKAFKYENIMQVPKLVKVVINTGVGEAVSNSKALETAEADIVAIAGQHPVITRAKRSVANFKLRAGMPIGLKVTLRGQRMYDFLNKLFFITLPRVRDFQGVSNTAFDEHGNYTLGFKDHSVFPEIDFNKIEKPRGLEVCIVTTANTPEEGKKLLELLGMPFSKD; encoded by the coding sequence ATGCTTAAGGTAGAGGAACGTTACACTAACGCCGTACCTGAACTTCAGAAGGCTTTCAAGTACGAAAATATTATGCAGGTGCCCAAGCTGGTCAAAGTAGTTATAAACACCGGTGTAGGTGAGGCTGTGTCCAACTCCAAGGCACTGGAAACTGCGGAAGCGGACATTGTAGCTATAGCCGGCCAGCACCCGGTAATCACCCGTGCCAAGCGTTCTGTGGCTAACTTTAAGCTGAGAGCCGGTATGCCCATCGGTTTAAAGGTCACCCTGCGCGGACAGAGAATGTATGATTTCCTGAATAAACTCTTCTTCATTACGCTGCCCCGGGTACGTGATTTTCAGGGTGTTTCAAATACCGCTTTTGACGAACACGGCAACTATACTTTAGGTTTTAAAGACCATTCGGTTTTCCCTGAGATTGACTTTAACAAGATTGAGAAACCGCGCGGTCTTGAAGTTTGTATTGTAACTACCGCCAACACACCTGAAGAAGGCAAGAAGCTCCTGGAACTCTTGGGCATGCCTTTCAGTAAGGATTAG